From the genome of Thermoflexus hugenholtzii, one region includes:
- a CDS encoding thioesterase family protein, with the protein MDRPVVATTFYVRYAETDQMGLVHHSAYLIWFEEGRSQYMRACGADYAEIERSGALFAVAEAHARYEAPARYGDRVTVRTWVEEIRSRSITFGYAVYNADTGQRLATGWTKHLCLDRSGRVMTIPEIWRAVLTRGPQAGSFGDQSVRVERTG; encoded by the coding sequence GTGGATCGGCCGGTGGTGGCCACGACGTTCTACGTGCGGTATGCGGAGACCGATCAGATGGGCCTGGTGCATCACAGCGCTTATCTGATCTGGTTCGAGGAGGGAAGAAGCCAGTATATGCGGGCCTGCGGGGCGGACTACGCGGAGATCGAGCGCAGCGGGGCGCTGTTCGCGGTGGCCGAGGCCCACGCCCGTTACGAAGCCCCGGCCCGCTACGGGGATCGGGTCACCGTCCGGACATGGGTGGAGGAGATCCGCAGCCGCTCGATCACCTTCGGCTACGCGGTCTACAACGCCGACACCGGCCAGCGCCTGGCCACCGGCTGGACGAAACATCTGTGCCTGGATCGGTCCGGCCGGGTGATGACGATCCCGGAGATCTGGCGAGCCGTCCTAACGCGCGGTCCGCAAGCAGGCTCCTTCGGGGACCAGAGCGTGCGGGTGGAGCGGACCGGGTGA
- a CDS encoding RIP metalloprotease, producing MTEPVITMPWGVLGFLLALGPLIFVHELGHLLTAKLAGVAVEEFGFGFPPRLLILGRWRETLLTLNAIPFGGFVRLRGEEDPGIPEGFAARPWPWRLLILAAGPLMNMALAWGVLILIFLLGVPSSQVRVEGVATGSPAAQAGLQAGDVILALDGVPVERTEDVRRLAQERKGRTVTLRIQRAQGVQEVSVYVRPDPPPGQGAMGVIIASVPDYSRMQRFGLGEAMARGTVMFGALTAQLFSLPARILLGLVPAQVLQPAGPVRIGAEAGEALRTSVEVGSAYVFLTFIALISLAIAFTNLLPIPALDGGRILFVLIEAVRGRRLDPRREQVVHLIGFAFLLALLIFLSIREIGELSRGAGP from the coding sequence ATGACGGAGCCGGTGATCACGATGCCGTGGGGTGTTTTGGGGTTCTTGCTGGCGCTGGGCCCGCTGATCTTCGTCCACGAGCTGGGGCATCTCCTGACGGCGAAGCTGGCCGGGGTGGCGGTGGAGGAGTTCGGGTTCGGCTTCCCACCCCGGCTGCTGATCCTGGGCCGGTGGCGGGAGACCCTGCTCACCCTCAACGCGATCCCCTTCGGCGGCTTCGTGCGGCTGCGGGGCGAGGAGGATCCGGGGATCCCGGAGGGCTTCGCCGCCCGGCCGTGGCCCTGGCGCCTGCTGATCCTCGCCGCCGGGCCCCTGATGAACATGGCCCTGGCCTGGGGGGTGCTCATCCTGATTTTCCTGCTCGGCGTGCCCTCCTCCCAGGTCCGGGTGGAGGGCGTGGCCACCGGTTCCCCGGCCGCCCAGGCCGGGCTCCAGGCCGGGGATGTCATCCTGGCGCTGGATGGCGTGCCGGTGGAGCGCACCGAGGATGTGCGGCGGCTGGCGCAGGAGCGGAAGGGACGCACGGTGACCTTGCGGATCCAGCGGGCGCAGGGCGTGCAGGAAGTATCCGTATACGTGCGGCCGGATCCGCCGCCGGGCCAGGGCGCGATGGGGGTGATCATCGCCTCGGTCCCGGATTACAGCCGGATGCAGCGGTTCGGGCTCGGGGAGGCGATGGCCCGCGGGACGGTGATGTTCGGGGCGTTGACGGCGCAGCTGTTCAGCCTGCCGGCCCGCATCCTCCTGGGCCTGGTCCCGGCCCAGGTCCTCCAGCCCGCCGGCCCTGTCCGCATCGGGGCAGAGGCGGGGGAGGCGCTGCGGACCAGCGTGGAGGTGGGCTCCGCCTATGTGTTCCTCACCTTCATCGCCCTGATCAGCCTGGCCATCGCTTTCACCAACCTCCTGCCCATCCCGGCCCTGGACGGCGGGCGGATCCTGTTCGTGCTCATCGAGGCCGTTCGAGGGCGGCGTCTGGATCCGCGCCGGGAGCAGGTGGTGCATCTCATCGGCTTCGCCTTCCTGCTGGCGCTGCTGATCTTCCTCTCCATCCGGGAGATCGGAGAGCTTTCGCGGGGGGCCGGCCCGTAA
- a CDS encoding Uma2 family endonuclease: MGVELLKRLFTVEEYHRMAEAGILSEDDRVELIEGEIVEMSPIGSRHAGCVNRISHWFSQRVGGRAIVSVQNPIRLGRRSEPQPDVALLRPREDFYASEHPGPEDVLLIVEVAEHSAGYDRGVKVPLYARYGVVEVWVVDLGRGVVEVYRGPEGEGYREVRVVGRGEVITPLQLPDLHVPVDQILGET, translated from the coding sequence ATGGGGGTGGAGTTGCTGAAGCGTCTGTTCACGGTGGAGGAGTATCACCGGATGGCGGAGGCGGGGATCCTCTCCGAGGATGACCGGGTGGAACTCATCGAGGGAGAGATCGTCGAGATGAGCCCCATCGGAAGCCGGCACGCTGGGTGCGTCAACCGGATCAGCCACTGGTTCTCCCAACGAGTTGGTGGGCGCGCCATCGTCAGCGTTCAGAACCCCATTCGTTTGGGGCGGCGTTCGGAGCCGCAGCCGGATGTGGCGTTGCTGCGGCCGCGGGAGGATTTCTACGCTTCGGAGCATCCGGGGCCGGAGGATGTGTTGCTGATCGTGGAGGTGGCGGAGCATTCGGCCGGGTATGATCGGGGGGTGAAGGTGCCGCTGTATGCGCGGTATGGGGTGGTTGAGGTGTGGGTGGTGGATCTTGGGCGGGGCGTGGTGGAGGTGTATCGGGGGCCGGAGGGAGAGGGATATCGAGAGGTGCGGGTGGTGGGGCGGGGGGAGGTCATCACGCCGCTCCAGCTGCCGGACCTGCACGTCCCCGTGGATCAGATCCTCGGCGAGACCTGA
- a CDS encoding Uma2 family endonuclease, with translation MDVRVERRLFTVEEYHRMAEAGILSEDDRVELIEGEIVEMSPIGSRHAAAVKRLLNLFLPAQVAGRAILSVQDPIRLGRRSEPQPDVALLRPREDFYASEHPGPEDVLLIVEVAEHSAGYDRGVKVPLYARYGVVEVWVVDLGRGVVEVYRGPEGEGYREVRVVGRGEVITPLQLPDLHVPVDQILGETS, from the coding sequence ATGGATGTTCGCGTGGAGCGGCGTCTGTTCACAGTGGAGGAGTATCACCGGATGGCGGAGGCGGGGATCCTCTCCGAGGATGACCGGGTGGAACTCATCGAGGGGGAGATCGTCGAGATGAGCCCCATCGGAAGCCGGCACGCGGCGGCAGTGAAGCGCCTCCTGAACCTGTTCCTGCCGGCTCAGGTGGCCGGCCGGGCGATCCTGAGCGTCCAGGATCCCATCCGTCTGGGGCGGCGTTCGGAGCCGCAGCCGGATGTGGCGTTGCTGCGGCCGCGGGAGGACTTCTACGCTTCGGAGCATCCGGGGCCGGAGGATGTGCTGCTGATCGTGGAGGTGGCGGAGCATTCGGCCGGGTATGATCGGGGGGTGAAGGTGCCGCTGTATGCGCGGTATGGGGTGGTTGAGGTGTGGGTGGTGGATCTTGGGCGGGGCGTGGTGGAGGTGTATCGGGGGCCGGAGGGAGAGGGATATCGAGAGGTGCGGGTGGTGGGGCGGGGGGAGGTCATCACGCCGCTCCAGCTGCCGGACCTGCACGTCCCCGTGGACCAGATCCTCGGTGAGACCTCCTGA
- the mvaD gene encoding diphosphomevalonate decarboxylase: MARRATALAHPNIAFVKYWGNRDERLRLPANPSFSMNLGGLRTITTVTFQEEEGLDLLFVNGVPVEGPARERVSAFLDHVRRMAGFRGRAVVESITDIPPGVGLASSAAAFAALAAAASAALDLRLSERDLSTLARLGSGSACRSVPPGFVEWVAGEHHEDSYAYSVAPPEHWDLWDVIAVVSEQHKAVGSSEGHRRAATSPLHGPRVATAPERVARCREAVLRRDFEALAEIVETDAIWMHAVMMTSRPPLFYWEPATLIVLQAARRWREEGLPVAFTLDAGPNVHLLCPAEAVEEVARRAQRVPGVLRVLRSGPGGGARILPPEGGP, translated from the coding sequence ATGGCGCGTCGCGCCACCGCCCTGGCCCACCCGAACATCGCCTTCGTGAAATACTGGGGGAACCGGGATGAGCGCCTCCGGCTCCCGGCCAATCCCTCGTTCTCTATGAACCTGGGAGGGTTGCGCACGATCACCACGGTGACATTCCAGGAAGAAGAAGGGCTGGATCTCCTGTTCGTGAACGGCGTGCCGGTGGAGGGGCCGGCTCGGGAACGGGTCTCGGCGTTCCTGGATCACGTGCGAAGGATGGCCGGGTTCCGGGGCCGCGCCGTGGTGGAGTCCATCACGGACATCCCGCCCGGCGTGGGGCTGGCCTCCTCGGCGGCGGCCTTCGCCGCCCTGGCCGCTGCGGCGTCCGCCGCCCTGGATCTGCGGCTCTCCGAGCGAGACCTGTCCACCCTCGCCCGCCTGGGCTCCGGTTCGGCGTGCCGTTCGGTGCCCCCAGGATTCGTGGAGTGGGTGGCCGGCGAGCACCATGAGGATTCCTATGCTTATAGCGTGGCCCCACCGGAGCACTGGGACCTGTGGGACGTGATCGCTGTGGTCAGCGAGCAGCACAAGGCGGTGGGGTCCAGCGAGGGGCACCGCCGGGCGGCCACCAGCCCCCTTCATGGACCGCGGGTGGCGACCGCGCCGGAGCGGGTGGCCCGCTGTCGGGAGGCCGTGCTGCGGCGGGACTTCGAGGCCCTGGCGGAGATCGTGGAGACGGACGCCATCTGGATGCACGCGGTGATGATGACCTCCCGACCGCCCCTGTTCTACTGGGAGCCGGCCACTCTGATCGTGTTGCAGGCAGCCCGTCGCTGGCGGGAGGAGGGGCTGCCGGTGGCCTTCACCCTGGACGCCGGACCGAACGTCCATCTGCTCTGCCCCGCGGAGGCCGTGGAGGAGGTGGCCCGGCGGGCCCAGAGGGTGCCCGGGGTGCTTCGGGTGCTGCGCAGCGGCCCCGGCGGCGGGGCCCGAATCCTGCCGCCCGAGGGAGGCCCATGA
- a CDS encoding sialidase family protein yields the protein MLRWLKAGLGGAVLFLGLLLAMRRAEGEATMLPPPLWGPNTVANTDRSGFAQQEPSLAIHPRDLRNLVVAAKDFRRTQDITREVWIYVSFDGGRSWPIQIPFPGLPPTITRQSDPVALATEEGRFYVLALGAGTPAYRHHGLFLTWSDDGGRTWRDAVTIISDPSTILDDKPWLARDAHPTSPYYGRLYVAWRPMHADVLWVVRSEDGGLSWSRPVTAAEGEGVQGAMPVVGADGAVHLFYVEPMSPTTPGWIRVVTSFDGGASFSAPRNVAPVLQPPSPVRAYDRWRLYTLPSAAADPRDPARLYVAWTEGSPQEAMGTEVAFARSEDGGRTWTLSRPFAAPGDAAHPIVRTDARGWVHLFWLDRRGDPRNRLFDAFYAYSPDGGRTWSLPFRVSTRSFDLNQAVPPISPAPGDYWGLDVRGDRICAAWSDTRFGDEEIMVTCGILPLASSILLPGIPLE from the coding sequence GTGCTTCGATGGCTGAAGGCCGGGCTGGGGGGAGCTGTTCTGTTTCTGGGCCTGCTTCTCGCGATGCGCCGGGCGGAGGGGGAGGCCACGATGCTCCCGCCGCCCCTGTGGGGTCCCAACACGGTGGCCAACACCGATCGGAGCGGCTTCGCCCAGCAGGAACCCAGCCTGGCCATCCACCCCCGCGACCTCCGAAATCTGGTGGTGGCAGCCAAGGACTTCCGCCGCACCCAGGACATCACCCGTGAGGTCTGGATCTACGTTTCCTTTGACGGAGGACGCTCCTGGCCGATCCAGATCCCCTTCCCCGGCCTGCCCCCCACCATCACCCGCCAGAGCGATCCGGTCGCCCTGGCTACAGAAGAAGGGCGTTTCTACGTGCTGGCCCTGGGCGCCGGGACGCCCGCTTACCGCCATCACGGGTTGTTCCTGACCTGGTCCGATGACGGGGGGCGCACCTGGCGGGACGCTGTGACGATCATCTCGGATCCATCGACGATCCTCGATGATAAGCCCTGGTTGGCCCGCGACGCCCATCCCACCAGCCCCTACTACGGGCGCCTGTATGTGGCCTGGCGGCCCATGCACGCCGACGTGCTGTGGGTGGTCCGCTCCGAAGACGGCGGCCTTTCATGGTCCCGCCCGGTGACCGCGGCCGAGGGGGAGGGGGTGCAGGGGGCCATGCCGGTGGTGGGGGCCGATGGGGCCGTTCATCTTTTCTACGTGGAGCCGATGTCGCCCACCACGCCCGGATGGATTCGGGTGGTCACGTCCTTTGATGGAGGGGCTTCCTTCTCCGCTCCGCGGAATGTCGCTCCGGTCCTTCAGCCCCCCAGCCCTGTCCGCGCTTACGATCGGTGGCGGCTTTACACGCTGCCCAGCGCCGCGGCGGACCCCCGGGATCCGGCCCGGCTGTATGTGGCCTGGACGGAGGGATCCCCTCAGGAGGCCATGGGCACGGAGGTGGCCTTCGCCCGCAGCGAGGACGGCGGTCGCACCTGGACGCTGAGCCGGCCTTTCGCCGCCCCAGGAGACGCCGCCCATCCCATCGTGCGGACGGACGCGCGGGGATGGGTGCATCTGTTCTGGCTGGACCGCCGCGGGGATCCCCGGAACCGGCTTTTCGATGCCTTCTATGCTTACTCTCCGGACGGCGGGCGGACCTGGAGCCTGCCCTTCCGGGTGAGCACGCGCTCCTTCGATCTGAATCAGGCTGTGCCGCCCATCAGCCCGGCGCCCGGGGATTACTGGGGTCTGGATGTCCGGGGGGATCGCATCTGCGCAGCGTGGAGCGATACCCGGTTTGGCGATGAAGAGATTATGGTGACATGCGGGATCCTCCCCCTTGCCTCCTCCATCCTGCTTCCCGGGATCCCCCTGGAGTAG
- a CDS encoding acyl-CoA dehydrogenase family protein, translated as MAEIELMEALPSPTRFLQAIGVPLPIRAELEELEAWWEAEGKAISAMIDRMGTPWLRAYDRFGHRIDEILYPPDYRRMLLQGYRAGAVWRAFEGEGLAATFLIGYVTAFYDAGLYCPYTVSLATALALRKYGDPALQARFLPPLLRRDGEVWQGATWMTEAGGGSDLGATVETVARSEGGHWRLTGEKYFASNAGAELAVVAARPEGAPRTVRGLALFLLPRYREDGGLNYLIRRLKDKIGTRSVPTGEVELQESEAYLLGRPETGIYEILEVLNVSRVANSVGSVALMQRAIAEALAFAERRVAFGRPVLHHPLMRRQFAERIRELQAAFALVWTTVRLLEEVWPEHPPYSERYHLFRLLTHLAKYWTAEQAVQTAKWAMEVHGGMGVLGEYPVERWLREAMILPIWEGTPHRQILDGLEAMARKGAHRALFAWLAPRADPQALEEMASRVEAHLQLPSEEQEAQAEALFRDLARFTADTLSRSFPGG; from the coding sequence ATGGCTGAGATCGAGCTCATGGAAGCCCTGCCTTCGCCCACGCGGTTCCTTCAGGCAATAGGGGTTCCGCTTCCCATCCGGGCTGAGCTCGAGGAGCTGGAGGCTTGGTGGGAGGCGGAGGGGAAGGCCATCTCCGCGATGATCGATCGCATGGGCACGCCGTGGCTGCGCGCTTACGACCGCTTCGGCCACCGCATCGATGAGATCCTCTACCCGCCGGATTACCGGCGGATGCTCCTGCAGGGCTACCGGGCCGGCGCGGTCTGGCGGGCCTTCGAAGGGGAAGGGCTCGCCGCGACGTTCCTCATCGGATATGTAACAGCCTTCTATGACGCAGGCCTTTACTGCCCCTACACCGTCTCTCTGGCCACCGCCCTGGCCCTGCGCAAATACGGCGATCCCGCGCTTCAGGCGCGCTTCCTCCCACCTCTGCTCCGGCGGGACGGCGAGGTCTGGCAGGGCGCCACCTGGATGACCGAGGCCGGCGGCGGCTCGGATCTGGGGGCAACCGTGGAGACCGTCGCCCGGTCTGAAGGCGGACACTGGCGGCTGACGGGGGAGAAGTATTTCGCCAGCAACGCCGGGGCGGAGCTGGCCGTGGTCGCCGCCCGGCCTGAGGGCGCCCCCCGCACCGTCCGCGGCCTCGCCCTCTTCCTGCTCCCCCGCTACCGGGAGGACGGCGGCCTGAACTATCTCATTCGGCGTCTGAAGGATAAAATCGGCACCCGCTCGGTGCCCACGGGCGAGGTGGAGCTGCAGGAGAGCGAGGCTTACCTGCTGGGGCGCCCGGAGACCGGCATCTACGAGATCCTGGAGGTCCTCAATGTCTCCCGGGTCGCCAACAGCGTCGGCAGCGTCGCCCTGATGCAACGGGCCATCGCCGAGGCGCTGGCCTTCGCCGAGCGCCGCGTCGCCTTCGGCCGCCCCGTTCTCCACCACCCGCTGATGCGCCGCCAGTTCGCCGAGCGCATCCGCGAGCTCCAGGCCGCCTTCGCCCTGGTCTGGACGACGGTCCGTCTGCTGGAGGAAGTCTGGCCGGAACATCCTCCCTACTCGGAGCGCTATCACCTCTTCCGGCTGCTCACCCATCTGGCCAAATACTGGACGGCGGAGCAGGCGGTGCAGACGGCGAAGTGGGCGATGGAGGTCCACGGCGGGATGGGGGTGCTGGGGGAGTATCCGGTGGAGCGCTGGCTGCGGGAGGCCATGATCCTGCCCATCTGGGAGGGGACGCCCCACCGCCAGATCCTGGACGGGCTGGAGGCGATGGCGCGGAAAGGCGCCCACCGCGCGCTCTTCGCGTGGCTCGCCCCCCGGGCGGATCCTCAGGCGCTGGAGGAGATGGCCAGCCGGGTGGAAGCCCACCTCCAGCTCCCTTCCGAGGAGCAGGAAGCGCAGGCCGAGGCGCTGTTCCGGGATCTGGCCCGTTTCACGGCGGACACGCTCAGCCGGAGCTTTCCGGGCGGATGA
- a CDS encoding ABC transporter ATP-binding protein, producing MAELLVQIEDVSKEYIAGAIRVTALQEISLTVERGEFLAIVGPSGSGKTTLLNLIGALDRPTRGRVVVDGIDLGALRGDQLADFRRERIGFVFQLFHLVPDLTALENVMLPLIPYRRQLKFNLEQRARALLEAVGLENRMRHLPGQLSGGEQQRVAIARALIGNPKLLLADEPTGNLDSQTGKEIIELLRRLNREQGLTVIVTTHNLEIVAWSDRVVRLRDGRIVKA from the coding sequence ATGGCGGAGCTGCTTGTGCAGATAGAGGACGTCTCCAAGGAGTATATCGCTGGCGCGATCCGGGTGACCGCCCTCCAGGAGATCTCTCTCACGGTGGAGCGGGGGGAGTTCCTGGCCATCGTAGGTCCTTCCGGATCAGGCAAGACCACTCTGCTCAACCTGATCGGGGCGCTCGATCGCCCGACCCGGGGACGAGTGGTGGTGGACGGGATCGATCTGGGGGCACTTCGGGGAGACCAGCTGGCGGATTTCCGGCGAGAGCGAATTGGATTTGTCTTTCAGCTGTTCCATCTGGTCCCGGACCTGACCGCACTGGAGAACGTGATGCTGCCGCTGATCCCCTACCGGCGTCAGTTGAAGTTCAATCTGGAGCAGCGTGCCCGGGCGCTGCTGGAGGCAGTTGGATTGGAGAATCGAATGCGCCACCTGCCCGGACAGCTGTCAGGTGGAGAGCAACAACGGGTGGCGATCGCCCGGGCCTTGATCGGGAATCCCAAGCTGTTGCTGGCGGATGAGCCGACAGGCAATCTCGATTCGCAGACCGGGAAGGAGATCATAGAGCTGCTGCGGCGCTTAAACCGGGAGCAGGGGCTGACCGTGATCGTGACCACGCATAACCTGGAGATCGTCGCCTGGTCGGACCGCGTGGTGCGGCTGCGGGACGGCCGTATTGTAAAGGCATAA
- a CDS encoding ABC transporter permease, with translation MGWLWIRFRRWGTPRGSSVLGLLSIAAGLVLFLSASNTLQVTSDRILAYYWRSSYDILVRPRGSRSILEEKYNLVHANFLSGAVGGITRAQLEAIRSIPGVVLAAPVAMVGYRATTPLVIDMLYMSQPRYHPEQYLGRYRIERTQRLFDGIQEHVYTDTLVGEVRPDPEMWADFRLAYSFSFPIAPRETWILFLAGIDPEAEASLTGLNAALRRGSSYLENTAAISKLLSHVPQRREYYSEGLQKGTVIAFPMLLNRHSAFVITHTVEIYREGTNEQVWARIFRAQDPDLLPNHFLEVISPGGATQLVYAPNPEPCSFDLPAPIRYREVPLPPFLPEGTIAVEAVPIGTRGGELVFRDSLKHTTPYCTRPEFNEMYLVPVGEFNSEELFYATPRILRNIPIGTTYPLSPQELEEHVRSTLNRLPFETYFLPPVILKYREDGVPIHPPQMLRPSFNWRGYLTTPPTALTTLEGACFLLGREDCISAIRVVVDVQGLDPQAQARIQRVAEEIVRRTGLEVDIMVGASPRRVFVHLPGIGWAEELWVQKGVTTRVSRGFRRADLILSGVVFLVAWLFLLNSQMLAVLGRTRELGILKAVGWRTRTVFRVMLGTAILQGMLAGVLGLGLTALAVKAMRMDVPVERSGLALLLGLVLYLSGGLYPAWRAARLPPVTVMQLGEISGRGLALGSLSLWSYGLRHLLRRPVRTAMVLTALAVSAALAALLLAVRSATRGELYGILLGEYVYTHIRGFHYGMVGIGFLLSGLLIAEVMRAGVAERRREIGLLKAVGWRDGTVFQAILREALLVGGVGGALGVLGGALAFWALYRALPPIWLAVGPVVAWLAIGIGIFAAVHPAIQAARIPPAEVMRGE, from the coding sequence ATGGGATGGCTCTGGATTCGCTTCCGGCGGTGGGGGACCCCTCGGGGTTCGAGCGTTCTGGGACTGCTGTCGATCGCTGCTGGCCTGGTTCTCTTTCTCTCCGCCTCCAACACTTTGCAGGTCACCAGCGATCGCATCCTGGCTTATTACTGGCGGTCCTCTTATGATATCCTGGTTCGCCCTCGGGGATCCCGTTCGATCCTCGAAGAGAAATACAACCTCGTTCATGCCAACTTTCTCAGCGGAGCGGTGGGGGGCATCACCCGGGCTCAGCTGGAGGCCATCCGCTCGATCCCCGGTGTGGTCCTCGCAGCACCGGTGGCCATGGTGGGTTATCGGGCCACCACCCCGCTGGTCATCGACATGCTCTACATGAGCCAGCCGCGCTATCACCCGGAGCAATACCTGGGGCGATATCGCATCGAGCGAACTCAGCGCCTGTTCGATGGGATTCAAGAGCACGTCTATACCGATACCCTTGTTGGGGAAGTCCGTCCAGATCCAGAGATGTGGGCGGATTTCCGGCTAGCATATTCATTTTCCTTCCCGATCGCTCCCAGGGAAACCTGGATTCTTTTCCTGGCGGGGATAGATCCGGAGGCGGAAGCCAGCCTGACCGGCCTTAATGCGGCACTGAGGCGAGGCAGCAGCTATTTGGAGAACACGGCGGCCATCTCAAAGCTCCTCTCGCATGTTCCCCAGCGGCGGGAGTATTACTCCGAGGGTCTCCAGAAGGGCACCGTGATCGCTTTCCCGATGCTGCTTAACCGTCACTCTGCCTTCGTCATCACCCATACTGTTGAGATCTACCGGGAGGGGACAAACGAGCAGGTGTGGGCGCGCATCTTCCGGGCCCAGGATCCGGATTTGCTTCCCAATCATTTTCTGGAGGTGATCAGCCCGGGTGGGGCCACGCAGCTTGTGTATGCGCCCAACCCGGAACCATGTTCCTTTGACCTGCCAGCTCCGATCCGTTATCGAGAGGTTCCGCTCCCTCCTTTCCTGCCTGAAGGGACCATTGCCGTTGAGGCTGTTCCGATCGGGACCCGGGGAGGGGAGCTGGTCTTCCGGGATTCTCTGAAGCACACCACGCCATACTGCACGCGGCCGGAGTTCAACGAGATGTATCTGGTCCCCGTAGGGGAATTCAACAGCGAGGAGCTTTTCTACGCAACACCCCGTATCCTCCGGAACATCCCTATCGGCACCACTTATCCTCTTTCCCCGCAGGAGCTGGAGGAGCATGTTCGCTCCACCCTGAACCGTCTTCCCTTTGAGACCTACTTTTTGCCTCCTGTGATCCTGAAATATCGGGAGGATGGGGTTCCAATCCATCCTCCCCAAATGCTTCGGCCGAGCTTCAACTGGCGGGGCTATCTCACCACCCCACCCACGGCCCTGACCACGCTGGAGGGGGCCTGCTTTCTGCTCGGACGCGAGGATTGCATCAGCGCCATTCGAGTGGTGGTGGACGTGCAGGGACTAGACCCTCAGGCCCAGGCTCGTATTCAGCGGGTGGCGGAGGAGATCGTGCGGCGCACCGGTCTGGAGGTGGATATTATGGTGGGGGCCTCGCCTCGTCGAGTGTTTGTGCATCTCCCCGGGATCGGATGGGCTGAGGAGCTCTGGGTGCAGAAGGGCGTCACCACGAGGGTCTCCCGGGGATTCCGTCGAGCGGATCTGATCCTGTCGGGGGTCGTGTTCCTGGTGGCCTGGCTGTTCCTCCTGAACAGCCAGATGCTTGCAGTCCTGGGACGCACACGGGAGCTAGGGATCCTGAAGGCGGTGGGCTGGCGGACCCGCACGGTGTTCCGGGTGATGCTGGGGACCGCCATCCTGCAAGGCATGCTGGCAGGGGTGCTGGGATTGGGGCTTACAGCGCTGGCTGTGAAGGCCATGCGAATGGACGTGCCTGTAGAACGCAGCGGGCTGGCGCTGTTGCTGGGCCTCGTGCTTTATCTGAGTGGGGGACTGTATCCGGCCTGGCGGGCCGCCCGTCTGCCTCCTGTTACCGTGATGCAGCTGGGGGAGATCAGCGGCCGGGGGCTGGCCCTCGGTTCACTGTCCCTCTGGAGCTATGGGTTGCGCCACCTGCTGCGGCGGCCAGTACGAACAGCCATGGTTCTGACGGCGCTGGCGGTATCAGCGGCTCTGGCTGCGCTTCTCCTGGCTGTTCGCTCTGCGACCCGGGGAGAGCTCTACGGAATCCTGCTCGGGGAATATGTATACACTCACATACGCGGGTTCCATTATGGAATGGTTGGGATCGGCTTCCTGCTCAGTGGGCTCTTGATCGCAGAGGTCATGCGAGCGGGGGTGGCGGAGCGTCGCCGGGAGATCGGACTGTTGAAGGCCGTTGGCTGGCGTGATGGGACCGTGTTCCAGGCGATCCTGCGGGAAGCCCTTCTCGTGGGAGGGGTAGGGGGGGCCCTGGGCGTTCTGGGGGGCGCTCTGGCGTTCTGGGCCCTCTATCGCGCTTTGCCTCCCATCTGGCTTGCGGTGGGACCTGTGGTGGCCTGGCTGGCGATCGGGATCGGTATCTTCGCAGCCGTGCACCCGGCGATCCAGGCCGCCAGGATACCACCGGCGGAAGTGATGCGTGGGGAGTGA